The Prochlorococcus marinus str. MIT 9301 genome segment ATATTTTTAAAAACTTTTGGTTTCAATGCTTATGGAATAGTTTGCATCATGCCTCAAATAGCTATTGATATAAGAAGAATCAAAGATTTTGGAAAAGATTGGAAATGGATCTTTATTAATTTAATACCTATCTTTGGATGGATCTTGTGGTTCATCTGGTTAGGCTTCGGTAAGACAGGTAATGGAAAAAATAAACTTATTTAGAAATTAACTCTTAATTTTTTTTCTTTTTTTAAAATCTACAAATCTTATATTGTTTCTTAACTCTATTTGTTTTTCAAGAATCCTAAACACATGCATCTCGCATTCGGTTAATTTAAGAAATTGATCAAGTTTATCTTTATCTTCTTCATCAAAATCCTCCAAAACTCCTGAAATAGCAATCCTATTTCTAAAAATAAAATCCTCTGCTACATCTCGTGGATTCTTTCCTGATTCGAAATCCTGAAAAGCGTCATAAGAATTCAATTCTCTCGTTAACCATACAAACCATGGTTCATTTTTATTATGTTTTTTACTTATGATTTTCTTCATGAAAATTTTTTACTAGTTTAATCATTATTAGTTATTCATTCTTTGACAGCTGTACAATTACTTATTTTTTTTTAAATTAATTTAATTCAAAATAAACTTTATTTTTTTTTTACAAAATAACTAGCAAATTACCCATAAAGCTTCGTAAGGAATGAGTATTTATTACTCATTTTTTTGTTAATGAGATAGCTAGAATTTGTTTTTAGATAAAGTACGTTGTCAATTCCATTTTATGACTTTCCTTCGTCTCCAATTTTAATAATTGGTGCTCTAGGCATTACAGTTGCAATAGCAGTTTTTTTTGTCTCTTTCAAAAAATATTTCAATTCTCCTTTGAACAAAGAGCGTGCAGAAAAGAAAAAATCCTTAATTAAGGAACAAAAAGAATTAAATGAGAGATTAGAAAAAATAGATCAAGATTTGAAAAATTTATAAAAATTACTCTTAATATCAAAGAGTTAATGATCTCGGATTCAAGACCTTATTTTTTTTAACAAGAATTTTGGTCTATAAGAAGTTATGGATAAAGATCATCTTATTGAGTTAATTTCTAATAGTCTTCTTTACGAGAGCAAAAATTCTGACTCTACTAAAAATCTTAGTGACTTTAAAAATTACTTAGAAAGATTAAATCTAGATCAACTGAGAACTATGTCTAAAGAATTTATTCTTTAGTATGATTGTAAAATATTTTATTATTTATTAAATTATCAATACTTTTTAAAAATTGTTAGTATCAAAAAAATAAGAGAAATATGCTTAAAGTCAATAGAGGTGATTTTTTAATAAAGCCATTTTTAAAAAGAAATAATATTAGAGCTTCTTATCAAATTATTTCTACCATCTTCCCAATAATTTCTATTTGGTTAATCGTACACCAAATAATAAATCATCCTTTTTCATTATTGATTAAAGGATTTCTATTGGTACCTTTTGTAGTTCTTCTAACACTATTCTCATCTAGAACATTCTCATTAATGCATGATTGCGGTCATAATTCTCTTTTTACAAAACGTAAATTAAACCGCTTCTTTGGATTTTTACTTGGCTTGGTTAATGGTATCCCTCAGAAGTCGTGGTCAATTGATCATGCATTTCATCATAGAAATAATGGAAATTGGGAAATTTATAAGGGTCCGATAGATGTTTTAAGTCTTGAAGATTATGAATCCCTTTCAAAAAGAGAGCAAATAATTTATAAAGTAAGTCGAAATTGGGTGATGCTTTTCCCTGGCGGTTTTTTTTACTTAGTTTTAAAACCTAGATTAGGACTTGTTTTTATTATTTTTAATTTTAGTAAAGATATATTGGAAGAGACTTATATCAAAATAAAAAACAGAGAAATTTCTCAACTTCTAGCAATTAATTCGAGAGTAAAACCACCTTTTTCTGATTATGGAGATAACTTCAGTGAGCTTTGTGAATTAATAATCAATAATATAGTAGTAATAATAGGATGGATCTTTATGAGTAAATGGTTGGGGTTAGTTTTTTTCTTATCATTTTATTCCATTGTATTAACCTTATCAGCAGCAATTTTAATATGTGTTTTTTTCGTACAACATAATTATGAGAATGCATATGCTAAAAATACAAAAAACTGGGATCTCATCGATGGAGCGATTTTAGGTAGTAGCAATTTAGATATCCCTAATTGGCTAAATTGGTTTTTAGCAGACATATCCTTCCACAGCATTCATCATCTGTCTGAAAGAATACCTAATTACAACTTAAGATCTTGTCATAAAGCAAACATTCATCTGCTCCAACAATCAAAGTTCTTAAAATTAAGCGATTTTTCAAACTGCTTCAAATATATTATTTGGGATAATAAAAATGAAAAATTAATTCCAATAAGTTAATACCTAATTTAACCTTCTTCTCAATTTTCTTTTTATAGGAATACTGCTGTATGCATTAGTACCAATAGATGGAGGCAAGTCATTCTTTAAAGGATGAATAAAAGCATTTGCCATACTCTCTAACATTTTCGAAAGCCAATTAATTACTGATTTCATTTGAAAATCTAAAAGTGTACTTTTTTATCATCTAACTAAATTACTTAAAAGTAAATCAGTCTTTATGCTGATTTTTTTGGAAGATTACCTAATGTGATTACTATTAAATAGTCAAAAGTTTTTTTTCTTTTATCTTTTAAAAGAAGCGTAATACTACCTTTTCAAAGGCAAACTAGGTGAAATATTGTATTAGTAAATAATACTTATTTTTTCTGATTCACTTAATAAATTAAATTATTGAACATAATTTCATGCTATATCTCTATTCCAAATAAATTTAACAATATTATGAATGATTCATTTGTTTCTACCAACCAGAACACAGAAATAGATTCTATTAATTCATATTTTGAGTGTATTACTGAATGCAGTATTGTGGATGGTCATCAAGAATGTATTACACGTTGTTTAGAAATTCATTTAAAGGGGGGTGATCAAAATGAATAAAAAAAATTCACCGCAAAGAAAGACAACTTTAAAATGGAACTCGAATGGAGAGCTTTCGGAAATTGATATGTTAAGAATTTTAGACAAGATATCAGCTTACGAACTTAATCAATGTGAATTAACATGCGATTCTGATCAAAAATAAGAATCTCTTTTTCAATATTTTTACCAATGCTGCTTATAAAAAAGCAGCTTATGTGATTTTTGTAAGATATTAATTTTAATAAACAGATTTCAATCCAGATTTAGAACACTTTCGCAATATCTTAGGTAATTAAAAAAATTAAATTTTTTTTGAACATCTATCTTTTTTTAAGAATGTTTTACTAATTTCTTTTTTTGTTAGTTGAATAGGTTTTACTAAACCTGAATCGCCATGAATTGGACAATAATAAGTCATTAGCATCCACTTTTTTTCTTCATCCATAACTAATTTCTTTTAAATAATGATTAAGTAAATAGGATGAATTATGAAAAAATTGATTTTTTTTAATGTTTTTTTCTTTTTTACTTAATAATTTATAAAAATTTTGAACCTATTCTCACAAAATAGATATAAATACGCATGACTTAAAAAAAGAATCCTGCTATTTATAAATAAATTCAAAATTAATCATGTCTCTAGAATCTATATTGATGGTAGTTGCTCCAATCTGTCTTTTTACGGTAGGTGTTATTGTTTTACCAATTTTAGTAAAGCCACGTAAACAATCTGGGTTACCTAAAAGATATATACGCGGTCTCTAAATTAATTAAGCTTTAAAGAAGAGCAAAGACAATCAGCATTAAAAAGTAAGAAATAATTAAAAAGATTGCGATAAAAAAATAAAAAATGTTTGGAATAAATAGTTTTATTTGAAAATGAAATTAAAATCATAAATACTTTATCGAAAAAAAATTATAAATTATTTTCATTATGCGATCCTTTGATGGATAATAGAATATATAAATTCACATTTATTTAACAAAATTCTTAACTAAAAAAATTTGAGTAATATAAATTTTTCAGGTCTTAAAGGCCAAGCGCTTGTAATAGAGGATAAAGATATTCCAAGCATGAAAGAGTTTCAGGATGTTATCCCAGATCACTACTTTAAGTGCAATACCAAAACTTCATTGAGGTATCTTTTACAATCAGCTTTAATTCAATCATTAGTAGTTGCGATAGGGTTATCTATTCCATTTACCCCCAAAATGATCCCAATTTGGATTATTTACGCATTACTATCAGGTACCACTGCAATGGGATTTTGGGTAATTTCCCATGAATGTGGACATGGAGCATTCTCTAAAAACAAGACATTGGAATCCATAACTGGTTATTTACTTCATTCATTACTTCTGGTGCCTTATTTTTCTTGGCAGCGTTCTCATGCTGTTCATCATCGATTTACAAATAATATAACCAATGGAGAAACTCACGTCCCTTTGGTCATTAAAGGGAATGGAGTTACAGAAAAAGTTGGAGGAGAAAAAGAATTACATTTTTCAAATTCCTTAGGTAAGAAAAATTATGGAATTCTTCAACTTGTTTTACATCTAATATTTGGCTGGCCTGCTTATTTACTTACTGGGAGTACAGGAGGTATTAAGTATGGAACATCAAATCATTTTTGGCCAATTAAACCATTTTCCAAGGCATTATGGCCATCAATATGGGCCAGGAAAGTTTGGATATCAGATATTGGTGTAGGTTTAACATTATTGGGCATTGTTTATTTAGTTTTCAAGTATGGATTATTTCCAGTAATTGCTCTGTATTTTGGTCCTTTATTAGTGGTTAATTGTTGGCTAGTAGTTTATACATGGCTTCATCACACAGATTCAGATGTGCCTCATATTTCAAATACCGAATTTTCCTTTATGAAAGGCGCATTTCTATCTATTGATAGGCCTTACGGTAGAATCCTTA includes the following:
- a CDS encoding fatty acid desaturase, yielding MSNINFSGLKGQALVIEDKDIPSMKEFQDVIPDHYFKCNTKTSLRYLLQSALIQSLVVAIGLSIPFTPKMIPIWIIYALLSGTTAMGFWVISHECGHGAFSKNKTLESITGYLLHSLLLVPYFSWQRSHAVHHRFTNNITNGETHVPLVIKGNGVTEKVGGEKELHFSNSLGKKNYGILQLVLHLIFGWPAYLLTGSTGGIKYGTSNHFWPIKPFSKALWPSIWARKVWISDIGVGLTLLGIVYLVFKYGLFPVIALYFGPLLVVNCWLVVYTWLHHTDSDVPHISNTEFSFMKGAFLSIDRPYGRILNFLHHNIGSSHVVHHVCPTIPHYHAKKATILIKKAFKKAYLFNPDPIHKALWNIACNCVAVKSDIKRRRYVWQSSYKMVD
- a CDS encoding fatty acid desaturase; the encoded protein is MLKVNRGDFLIKPFLKRNNIRASYQIISTIFPIISIWLIVHQIINHPFSLLIKGFLLVPFVVLLTLFSSRTFSLMHDCGHNSLFTKRKLNRFFGFLLGLVNGIPQKSWSIDHAFHHRNNGNWEIYKGPIDVLSLEDYESLSKREQIIYKVSRNWVMLFPGGFFYLVLKPRLGLVFIIFNFSKDILEETYIKIKNREISQLLAINSRVKPPFSDYGDNFSELCELIINNIVVIIGWIFMSKWLGLVFFLSFYSIVLTLSAAILICVFFVQHNYENAYAKNTKNWDLIDGAILGSSNLDIPNWLNWFLADISFHSIHHLSERIPNYNLRSCHKANIHLLQQSKFLKLSDFSNCFKYIIWDNKNEKLIPIS
- a CDS encoding DUF805 domain-containing protein; amino-acid sequence: MVNDFLKAYKEFWIKATDFKGFTSRSDWWLVQLANLIISFLTIPIFLKTFGFNAYGIVCIMPQIAIDIRRIKDFGKDWKWIFINLIPIFGWILWFIWLGFGKTGNGKNKLI